A single Parabacteroides timonensis DNA region contains:
- a CDS encoding (2Fe-2S) ferredoxin domain-containing protein, whose product MSKVKTLDDLRKMRESLRTSLDLREKSNNPEQMVQIKVAMATCGIAAGAKEVMSYFIEVLDRERVDALVTQTGCMGYCYAEPTVEITVPGKEPIVFGRVNRTKVEEIVTNYIKQGILVDDIIPVNYNSVGPE is encoded by the coding sequence ATGAGCAAAGTAAAAACGTTAGATGACCTTCGGAAGATGCGCGAGTCCTTACGCACCTCCCTCGATTTACGCGAGAAAAGTAATAATCCCGAACAAATGGTTCAGATCAAGGTCGCGATGGCCACCTGTGGAATAGCGGCGGGTGCCAAAGAAGTGATGAGTTACTTTATTGAAGTACTCGATCGTGAACGTGTGGATGCACTGGTTACCCAAACCGGCTGTATGGGATATTGCTATGCAGAACCCACAGTTGAAATTACTGTTCCCGGTAAAGAACCGATCGTATTCGGGCGTGTCAACAGGACAAAAGTTGAAGAGATCGTTACTAATTATATCAAACAAGGTATTTTGGTGGATGATATTATACCTGTCAATTATAACTCGGTCGGTCCCGAATAA